From a single Dendropsophus ebraccatus isolate aDenEbr1 chromosome 8, aDenEbr1.pat, whole genome shotgun sequence genomic region:
- the LOC138800055 gene encoding lamina-associated polypeptide 2-like, protein MEAESAETIETTSPSTQALSEGSSGKSRAKSKECPTCRKRLSSSYNKLLCGSCMNRVLEDQGPSFVRNMRSIIKKEIRAAMPSQSQPPLQVPSPTLPTIPIPAPNLPPPMAAPVVIPSVDLEEAGHSMSVSEPPSSIGDEEEQSLGTEAEDLGSSGVEGLEVATDPSPTVDILIKAVRETMGIEDTPESQTIQDRMFGALAPKKRLVFPIHQNIKTLIKHEWSNPDRKFFIPAAFKRKYPFDQEESSTWGVAPKIDPPVAKIFKQNALPFEDCASLKDPMDKRAEVYLKKDWEASTALFKPLVAATSVSRALEVWLSELKEMISKGTPAEELLKPFDTLEKAMSFVSEASADALKLSARSAAVSNSARRSLWLKEWKGDVTSRSKLCGVPCEGNLLFGPALDNILEKASDKKKGFPLIPQQANRPFKGKGRNTQRAPNTNKKEWRPTKKSKGFLFKNTDSSKKPTQ, encoded by the exons ATGGAGGCGGAAAGCGCTGAAACTATTGAAACCACTTCACCTTCAACACAGGCTTTATCG GAAGGGTCATCCGGTAAAAGCAGAGCTAAAAGCAAGGAATGCCCAACTTGTAGAAAACGTCTTAGTAGCTCATACAATAAACTTCTCTGTGGTAGCTGTATGAATAGAGTATTGGAAGATCAGGGACCTTCATTTGTACGTAACATGAGAAGCATCATTAAGAAGGAAATTAGG gCTGCCATGCCTTCTCAGTCGCAGCCTCCACTTCAGGTGCCTTCTCCTACCCTTCCAACTATCCCTATACCAGCTCCGAATCTGCCTCCGCCTATGGCTGCTCCAGTGGTTATTCCATCAGTTGATCTTGAAGAAGCTGGGCATAGTATGTCTGTATCCGAACCTCCATCCTCTATAGGAGATGAGGAGGAACAGAGTCTAGGCACAGAGGCAGAGGACCTGGGGTCGTCAGGAGTAGAAGGATTAGAGGTTGCGACTGACCCGTCTCCAACTGTAGATATCCTTATTAAAGCAGTAAGAGAGACGATGGGCATAGAGGATACTCCTGAATCCCAGACTATACAGGACCGAATGTTTGGAGCTTTAGCGCCTAAAAAACGCTTGGTGTTCCCTATCCATCAGAATATCAAGACCTTAATCAAACATGAATGGTCTAACCCGGATAGAAAATTCTTTATCCCTGCTGCC TTCAAAAGGAAGTACCCGTTTGACCAAGAAGAGTCTAGTACTTGGGGTGTGGCTCCCAAAATAGATCCTCCGGTGGCAAAGATTTTCAAGCAGAATGCTCTTCCGTTTGAGGACTGTGCCTCCTTAAAAGACCCTATGGACAAACGGGCGGAGGTTTATTTAAAAAAGGACTGGGAGGCATCCACAGCTCTATTTAAGCCTTTGGTGGCCGCTACTTCAGTCTCTAGAGCTTTAGAAGTATGGTTATCAGAGCTAAAAGAGATGATTAGCAAGGGTACACCAGCGGAGGAACTCCTTAAACCCTTTGATACCCTTGAGAAAGCTATGTCATTTGTGTCTGAAGCGTCAGCTGACGCACTTAAACTTTCCGCTCGTTCGGCCGCAGTATCGAATTCTGCTCGCAGATCCCTGTGGCTTAAGGAGTGGAAAGGAGACGTCACATCTAGATCCAAGCTATGTGGTGTCCCATGTGAAGGCAACCTGCTTTTTGGTCCAGCTCTGGACAATATCCTTGAGAAGGCCTCAGACAAAAAGAAGGGGTTTCCTTTGATTCCTCAGCAGGCTAATCGCCCCTTCAAGGGAAAAGGTAGGAACACACAAAGGGCTCCTAATACTAATAAGAAAGAGTGGAGACCCACGAAAAAATCTAAAGGGTTCCTATTCAAGAACACAGATAGTTCCAAAAAACCTACACAATGA